One genomic window of Penaeus chinensis breed Huanghai No. 1 chromosome 35, ASM1920278v2, whole genome shotgun sequence includes the following:
- the LOC125044164 gene encoding insulin-like growth factor 2 mRNA-binding protein 1 translates to MDSPWPISDWYEEAELAHNVNKEVVHVTYGTMEAAREAAQRLNGYNLEGGVLRVDRLMDRRRGPRGAMGGGAMGGRMGVPGATSPSQRHTDFPLRILVLSEMVGAIIGRQGATIRTITQQTRARVDVHRKDNAGSLEKAITIYGNPENCTNACKRILEVMQEEANNTNKGEVPLKILAHNNLIGRIIGKGGTTIKKIMDDTSTKITVSSINDINSFNLERIITIKGNIEDIAQAENMISSRLRNSYESDLQAFAPQSAMFPGLHPMAMMSTVGFGLPRGGGAAGSMGMYGSSPASYPPLYPTPIPGQQGSHASEVCEEMAYLYIPNSAVGAIIGTKGSHIRNIIRFSGASVKIAPLEDDGRPTEQTERKVTIVGTPEAQWKAQFLIFEKIREEGYGVGVEDVRLTVEIIVPSSQVGRIIGKGGQNVRDLQRQTGSVIKLPQQGTTTSEETTVHILGPFFSVQSAQRRIRAIIQMSTAPSSGRGSRGPTTSRVQ, encoded by the exons ATGGATAGCCCGTGGCCAATATCCGATTGGTACGAGGAAGCGGAACTGGCACACAATGTTAATAAGGAG GTGGTGCATGTAACATACGGGACCATGGAGGCGGCACGGGAAGCAGCCCAGCGACTCAATGGATACAACTTAGAAGGCGGAGTTTTGCGTGTAGATCGCTTAATGGACCGCAGGCGTGGACCAAGGGGTGCCATGGGTGGTGGAGCAATGGGTGGCCGCATGGGAGTCCCAGGAGCAACTTCACCTTCCCAGCGACACACAGACTTCCCCCTCCGCATCCTTGTCCTCAGTGAAATGGTTGGCGCTATCATTGGCCGCCAGGGAGCCACCATTAGGACAATCACACAGCAG acgcgCGCCAGAGTAGATGTTCACAGGAAAGACAATGCAGGCTCTCTGGAAAAAGCCATCACCATCTACGGTAACCCAGAGAACTGCACTAATGCCTGTAAACGAATACTAGAAGTTATGCAAGAGGAAGCAAATAACACAAACAAGGG AGAGGTACCCCTGAAGATTCTCGCTCACAACAACTTGATTGGCCGCATCATCGGAAAAGGAGGAACAACCATCAAGAAAATCATGGACGATACTAGCACCAAGATCACAGTCTCCAGTATCAATGATATCAATAGCTTCAACTTAGAAAGAATCATTACTATAAAG GGTAATATTGAAGATATAGCACAGGCTGAGAACATGATCAGTTCTCGCCTCAGGAACAGTTACGAGAGTGACTTGCAAGCATTCGCTCCCCAGAGTGCCATGTTCCCTGGCCTGCATCCAATGGCCATGATGTCAACAGTAGGTTTTGGCCTTCCTCGAGGAGGTGGTGCAGCTGGTAGTATGGGCATGTATGGTTCTTCTCCTGCTTCCTATCCACCACTCTATCCCACGCCTATTCCTGGCCAGCAAGGCTCTCACGCTTCAGAGGTTTGTGAG gAAATGGCATATCTATACATCCCTAACTCTGCTGTTGGTGCCATTATTGGGACTAAGGGGTCACATATCCGTAACATTATCCGATTTAGTGGAGCATCCGTAAAGATCGCCCCACTTGAGGACGATGGGCGACCCACAGAGCAGACGGAAAGAAAAGTAACCATAGTAGGGACACCAGAAGCTCAGTGGAAG GCACAGTTCCTGATCTTTGAGAAGATTCGTGAAGAGGGCTATGGTGTAGGAGTGGAGGATGTACGACTAACTGTAGAGATTATTGTACCGTCATCACAG GTTGGACGCATAATTGGTAAAGGTGGTCAAAATGTGCGTGATCTCCAGCGCCAGACAGGTTCGGTGATTAAGCTTCCCCAACAAGGAACCACAACTTCAGAAGAAACAACCGTCCACATCTTAGGCCCCTTCTTCTCTGTACAG TCAGCCCAGCGTCGCATCAGAGCTATCATCCAGATGTCAACCGCCCCCAGCAGCGGGAGGGGCAGTCGCGGACCCACAACATCACGGGTGCAGTGA